A single Tuberibacillus sp. Marseille-P3662 DNA region contains:
- a CDS encoding LacI family DNA-binding transcriptional regulator, with product MGVTIKDVAKTANVAPSTVSRVIANNPRISEATKTKVREAMNKLGYHPNFSARSLANQNTQAIGVVMPSSGNKTFQNPFFPEVIRGISAKAHDHQFALYMTTGNSEQEILDGVIDMVQGRRVDGIILLYSRVNDQIMAYLQESDLPFVVIGKPYQNVEGITHVDNDNIGAAKQATEYLIQRGHRQIGFVGGDLDLVVTVDRLQGYQKAIERSGLSYNGDYVVHGEFLEEGGRQAVNQLLSISEPPTGLVVTDDLMALGILNALNEMGVDVPHDMSVVSFNNVMLAELSTPSLTSVGINIFSLGFEAVNCLIEKITDPETEPKRMMIPYEVIERNSVHSG from the coding sequence ATGGGAGTTACTATTAAGGATGTCGCAAAAACAGCAAATGTTGCACCATCAACTGTTTCAAGAGTCATCGCAAACAATCCTAGAATCAGTGAGGCAACAAAAACTAAAGTAAGGGAAGCCATGAACAAGCTGGGTTACCATCCAAATTTTAGTGCGAGAAGCCTTGCTAATCAGAATACACAGGCTATCGGTGTTGTCATGCCGAGTTCAGGGAATAAGACATTTCAAAATCCGTTCTTCCCGGAGGTCATTCGTGGCATTAGTGCGAAAGCCCACGATCATCAGTTTGCTCTTTACATGACAACGGGCAATTCAGAACAAGAGATATTAGACGGTGTTATCGACATGGTACAAGGTCGGCGTGTGGATGGGATTATCCTTCTGTACTCACGTGTGAATGATCAAATTATGGCTTATTTACAGGAGAGCGATCTTCCATTTGTGGTGATTGGAAAGCCATATCAAAATGTCGAGGGCATTACTCATGTAGACAATGACAATATTGGAGCGGCCAAACAAGCTACGGAGTATTTGATTCAGAGGGGGCATCGGCAAATCGGATTTGTCGGAGGCGACCTTGATCTCGTGGTAACAGTGGACCGTTTACAGGGTTATCAAAAGGCGATTGAACGATCCGGACTGAGTTATAACGGTGATTATGTTGTTCATGGTGAATTTCTAGAAGAAGGCGGACGGCAGGCCGTTAATCAATTGCTATCCATTTCTGAGCCTCCAACAGGGCTTGTTGTTACCGATGATTTAATGGCTCTTGGCATATTGAATGCTTTAAATGAAATGGGGGTTGACGTTCCACACGACATGTCTGTTGTTAGCTTTAACAATGTCATGCTGGCAGAATTGTCGACCCCATCCCTGACCTCTGTAGGTATTAATATTTTTAGTCTTGGCTTTGAAGCGGTTAACTGTTTAATAGAGAAGATTACTGATCCTGAAACGGAACCAAAACGTATGATGATTCCGTATGAGGTTATTGAAAGGAATTCTGTTCATTCAGGATAG
- a CDS encoding glycoside hydrolase family 31 protein, whose protein sequence is MEDTSFAIHPGNKKEMPSQYQDIGNINNFKQEENDVHIICERGYVTIRFYRHDIVRIVMNPFATPSMQSSLALVKQPEDVIPVVQDMQNALTVVSDELKLTIDKYPLRISAYDVNDRPLVIENDKGMAFNEKGKVICFKEMNPDDHFYGFGEKAGFLDKRDEKYTMWNTDVYAPHNPETNALYQSIPYFMTLRDGQAHGIFFDNTFKSVFDMKSKADEYSFSAEGGDIDYYILAGRTPKDVLEQYTDLTGKMPIPPKWALGYHQSRYSYKTEAEVRELADSFIEKGIPLDAIHLDIHYMDGYRVFTFDNDRFPDPKKLVQDLKEKGIRTVPIVDPGVKEDPEYGLYQEGILGDLFCKYLDGRIFFGDVWPGNSAFPDFTNQAVRRWWGQKHQFYTDLGIEGIWNDMNEPAVFNETKTMDVKVMHNNDGDLKTHRELHNVYGLYMGEATYHGMKSLLSGHRPFLLTRAGYAGVQRYAAVWTGDNRSFWEHLSMALPMCMNLGLSGVAFAGPDVGGFAHDSSGELLARWTQFGAFTPYFRNHSALDFARQEPWSFGDKYESIIKKYIELRYKWLPHLYTLFQKTSETGIPVMRPLFMEYPQDENTYNLSDQFMIGSTVIIAPVLKPDTNHRVVYLPKGQWYDYWTDRQYEGGQHWLIEANLDTLPIFIKAGSIVPHGDIKSSANVADQQIKFHIYPSTGEDLSYTLYDDDGETFGYQDGLSIGLDIDCCFEENSVKIDVNKRIDRFQPAWKELLFEIHQLTIANIFYNGSHMNESELTFDNKTNTTTFRIAHR, encoded by the coding sequence ATGGAAGACACAAGTTTTGCGATCCATCCAGGCAATAAAAAAGAAATGCCAAGTCAATATCAAGACATTGGCAACATTAATAACTTTAAACAAGAAGAAAATGATGTTCATATCATTTGTGAACGAGGGTATGTGACCATCCGCTTTTACCGGCATGATATTGTACGCATTGTTATGAATCCTTTCGCGACACCATCAATGCAGAGCAGTTTAGCGCTTGTCAAACAACCTGAAGACGTGATACCTGTTGTTCAGGACATGCAGAATGCATTGACTGTAGTTAGTGATGAATTGAAACTAACGATAGACAAATATCCGCTGAGAATCTCAGCTTACGACGTTAATGATCGTCCACTTGTCATAGAAAATGATAAGGGAATGGCCTTTAATGAAAAGGGGAAGGTCATTTGCTTTAAAGAAATGAATCCTGACGACCACTTTTACGGTTTTGGTGAAAAGGCGGGTTTTCTGGATAAACGCGATGAGAAATATACGATGTGGAATACGGATGTGTATGCACCGCATAATCCTGAGACTAATGCGCTTTATCAATCGATTCCCTACTTTATGACGCTTCGTGACGGTCAAGCTCATGGTATCTTTTTTGATAATACCTTCAAGTCGGTTTTTGATATGAAAAGCAAAGCGGATGAGTATTCCTTTTCAGCTGAGGGGGGTGACATCGACTATTACATTTTAGCCGGTCGGACACCCAAAGATGTTCTTGAGCAATATACCGATTTAACGGGAAAAATGCCGATTCCGCCTAAATGGGCCCTTGGTTATCACCAGTCACGCTATAGCTATAAGACGGAAGCAGAAGTTCGTGAATTGGCTGATTCTTTTATAGAAAAAGGCATTCCACTTGATGCCATTCATTTAGACATTCACTACATGGATGGCTATCGCGTCTTTACGTTTGATAACGACCGATTTCCTGATCCGAAAAAACTCGTTCAAGATTTGAAAGAAAAAGGAATCCGGACGGTTCCCATCGTGGATCCAGGTGTCAAAGAAGATCCTGAATATGGTCTTTACCAAGAAGGTATACTAGGGGATCTATTCTGCAAGTATCTTGATGGTCGTATCTTTTTTGGAGATGTTTGGCCGGGGAACAGTGCTTTTCCTGATTTTACGAATCAAGCTGTTCGACGATGGTGGGGTCAGAAACATCAATTTTATACGGACTTAGGCATTGAAGGTATATGGAATGACATGAATGAACCTGCTGTTTTCAATGAAACGAAAACGATGGATGTTAAGGTGATGCACAATAACGATGGTGATTTGAAGACGCATCGAGAATTGCACAACGTCTATGGTTTATACATGGGTGAGGCAACTTATCATGGGATGAAATCGCTTTTGTCTGGCCATCGCCCGTTTCTATTAACACGTGCTGGTTATGCTGGGGTCCAACGGTATGCGGCTGTTTGGACGGGAGATAATCGCAGCTTTTGGGAGCATTTGTCAATGGCATTGCCCATGTGCATGAATCTGGGACTATCTGGTGTTGCTTTTGCCGGTCCTGATGTTGGAGGGTTCGCCCATGACTCATCAGGTGAGCTGTTAGCGCGGTGGACGCAGTTCGGTGCTTTCACACCGTATTTCCGGAATCACAGTGCTCTTGATTTTGCCAGACAAGAGCCGTGGTCTTTTGGAGACAAATACGAATCTATTATTAAAAAGTATATTGAGTTGCGTTACAAATGGCTGCCGCATTTGTATACCTTATTCCAGAAAACGAGTGAAACAGGCATTCCCGTGATGCGCCCCTTATTCATGGAATATCCGCAGGATGAGAACACGTATAATCTTTCTGATCAATTTATGATCGGAAGCACGGTTATTATTGCACCAGTATTAAAGCCTGATACGAATCATCGGGTTGTCTATTTACCTAAAGGTCAGTGGTATGATTACTGGACGGATCGTCAATACGAAGGCGGCCAACATTGGTTAATAGAAGCGAACTTAGACACACTTCCAATCTTTATCAAAGCGGGTTCAATTGTACCTCATGGGGACATTAAGTCATCAGCGAATGTTGCGGATCAACAAATCAAGTTTCATATTTATCCTTCCACGGGTGAGGATTTAAGTTATACACTATATGATGATGATGGAGAAACCTTTGGTTATCAAGATGGTCTTTCCATAGGGCTAGATATTGATTGTTGTTTTGAGGAAAATTCAGTTAAAATAGATGTGAATAAAAGGATAGATCGCTTTCAACCAGCATGGAAGGAACTATTGTTTGAGATTCATCAGCTAACAATAGCCAATATTTTTTATAATGGTTCCCACATGAATGAAAGTGAACTGACATTTGACAATAAAACCAATACAACAACTTTTAGAATAGCACATAGATAA
- a CDS encoding sugar ABC transporter permease, which yields MNMKTQKFIRLTLSYMTILVVIAIVLYPVLWIIGSSLNPGNSLSGASMIPSDATFKHYIELFNTEKSNYLLWYWNTLKICIITMVVAVTMIALMAYAFSRYRFHGRKYGLMTFLILQMIPNFAALIAIYVLALVTGLLDTHFALILLYVGGLLPMNTWLAKGYFDTIPKELDESARMDGAGHLRIFWQIVLPLAKPILAVVALFSFITPFTDFILAGIILSTESKYTLAVGLYALVADDFGAEFTKFAAGSVLIAIPIGLLFLSLQRYLISGLTAGGTKG from the coding sequence ATGAATATGAAAACGCAAAAATTCATTCGACTGACACTTTCTTATATGACTATTCTCGTGGTGATTGCGATCGTCTTATACCCTGTGTTATGGATTATAGGATCGTCACTGAATCCCGGAAACAGTTTGTCAGGTGCTTCAATGATACCGAGTGATGCAACTTTTAAACACTATATAGAACTGTTTAATACTGAAAAAAGCAATTACTTGCTTTGGTACTGGAACACGTTGAAAATCTGTATCATTACGATGGTTGTAGCGGTAACAATGATTGCCTTAATGGCTTATGCTTTCTCCAGGTATCGCTTTCACGGTCGTAAATACGGATTAATGACTTTTTTGATTCTACAAATGATTCCGAACTTCGCAGCTTTAATTGCCATTTATGTCCTGGCATTAGTCACTGGCTTACTTGATACGCACTTTGCACTGATTTTGCTCTATGTCGGCGGTTTGCTGCCGATGAACACATGGCTTGCCAAGGGCTATTTTGATACGATCCCGAAGGAATTGGACGAGTCGGCAAGAATGGACGGTGCCGGTCATTTAAGGATCTTTTGGCAAATTGTTTTGCCACTTGCGAAGCCCATTCTTGCTGTTGTTGCATTGTTTAGTTTTATTACACCGTTTACTGATTTCATTCTTGCGGGGATTATTTTATCAACTGAATCAAAATACACGCTTGCCGTGGGGCTTTATGCATTAGTTGCCGATGATTTCGGTGCTGAATTCACGAAATTTGCGGCAGGTTCTGTGCTAATCGCCATTCCCATTGGGTTGTTATTTTTATCATTACAAAGATATTTAATCTCCGGCCTGACAGCTGGGGGGACAAAGGGATAG
- a CDS encoding sugar ABC transporter permease, producing MGLEKTNTRHRKSALALSVIPGLGQFYNRQFVKGFIFLILALSFFVAFHDIINIGLWGIVTLGVETPRDHSIFLLVKGIIALIVIILGLGVYAINLIDAFKNGKKRDLKMRLGSLKEQYRNVVDTGFPYLMLSPGFLLLIFVIIFPILFVVLLSFTNYDLYHTPPGNLVDWVGFQNFIDIFGLDLWRQTFVDVFAWTIIWTLCATTLQVAVGIFLAVLMNQKDLKFKKPIRTLFILPWAIPAFVSILVFAGMFNGTFGAINNQLLEPLGIGPIEWLLDPFWTKVALIMIQTWLGFPFIFAMTTGVLQSIPDELYEAATMDGASLWHKFRNITLPMILFATAPIIITQYTFNFNNFNVIFLFNGGGPAIPGSTAGSTDILISWIYSLTLESAQYAKAAAITMVLSVIVISIALWQFKRTKSFQEEDMM from the coding sequence ATGGGACTAGAAAAGACCAATACGAGACATCGAAAATCTGCATTAGCATTGTCGGTTATTCCGGGCCTTGGACAATTTTATAATCGTCAGTTTGTTAAAGGGTTCATATTCCTTATATTGGCATTATCCTTTTTTGTAGCGTTCCACGATATCATTAATATCGGCTTATGGGGAATCGTTACTTTAGGTGTAGAAACGCCACGAGATCATTCCATTTTTCTATTAGTTAAAGGAATTATTGCTCTTATTGTTATCATTTTAGGGCTGGGTGTCTATGCCATTAATTTAATTGATGCCTTCAAGAACGGTAAGAAACGGGATTTGAAAATGAGGTTAGGGTCGCTTAAAGAACAATACAGAAATGTTGTTGATACTGGCTTTCCTTACCTCATGTTGTCACCAGGTTTTTTATTACTGATTTTTGTGATTATCTTTCCGATTCTTTTTGTGGTGCTTCTTTCATTTACAAACTATGATTTATATCACACACCACCAGGAAATCTAGTCGATTGGGTCGGTTTTCAAAACTTTATTGACATTTTCGGACTTGATCTTTGGCGGCAAACGTTTGTGGATGTGTTTGCATGGACCATTATTTGGACTTTGTGTGCAACAACACTTCAAGTTGCGGTTGGCATTTTCTTGGCAGTACTGATGAATCAAAAGGATTTGAAGTTCAAGAAACCGATCCGGACCCTTTTTATTTTACCTTGGGCGATTCCGGCGTTTGTCTCAATCCTTGTCTTTGCCGGGATGTTTAACGGTACGTTCGGGGCCATAAACAACCAACTTCTGGAACCTTTAGGCATTGGTCCAATTGAATGGTTGCTGGATCCGTTCTGGACGAAGGTTGCGTTGATTATGATTCAAACATGGCTTGGCTTTCCATTTATTTTTGCAATGACAACAGGTGTACTGCAGTCCATTCCGGATGAACTGTATGAAGCAGCAACGATGGATGGTGCTTCGTTGTGGCACAAATTTCGCAACATCACGTTGCCTATGATCTTGTTTGCAACAGCGCCAATCATTATTACACAATATACGTTTAATTTTAATAACTTTAATGTCATCTTCTTATTTAACGGTGGTGGACCTGCTATTCCAGGCTCAACTGCTGGATCAACCGATATTTTAATTTCTTGGATCTATTCATTGACATTAGAATCCGCCCAATATGCAAAGGCGGCTGCTATCACGATGGTTCTTTCAGTGATTGTCATATCGATCGCTCTTTGGCAGTTTAAGCGAACGAAGTCATTCCAAGAAGAGGATATGATGTAA
- a CDS encoding extracellular solute-binding protein: MKKIASLLLILVMLMGVLAACGPGESGSGGTSEDSDKSKSSKDSGEATKPEKLVVWEDEDRGVALEPAIASFEEKYGIEVEYKEFPMIDIKKDLRLDGPAGKGPDVLTLPHDQIGALAVQGLLEPIDVEQSVIDKFTKSSITALTFKGQLYGLPKAVETPIFVYNKKYMDKAPETFEELWQFSKEFTKNGKYGFLALWDNYYYSHAITGGFGGYTFKNNDGTLDKTDLGINNKGAIKGTKYIEKWYESGLFPKGIIGKSGGSTMNGLFTNGKVASKMDGPWAFQALEDAGIEYGASPLPKLPNGEYPETFIGVKGWHVSAYSKHKEWSTKLVKWITNKENAKIRYKKTGEIPPIKSLINDPLIQDNEEAKAVFVQAKRGIPTPNIPAMSQVWSPMASALQLVATGKQEPESALDQAVKQIKTKIKAMK; this comes from the coding sequence GTGAAAAAAATAGCTTCATTGCTATTAATCCTTGTGATGTTGATGGGTGTTCTTGCGGCATGTGGACCGGGCGAATCGGGGTCAGGCGGCACGAGTGAAGACAGTGACAAGTCTAAGAGTTCAAAAGATTCAGGTGAAGCAACAAAACCTGAAAAACTTGTTGTTTGGGAAGATGAAGATCGAGGCGTCGCTTTAGAACCAGCAATTGCGAGTTTTGAAGAAAAATACGGCATTGAAGTTGAATATAAAGAATTTCCAATGATTGATATTAAGAAGGATCTTCGGCTTGATGGACCGGCAGGAAAAGGGCCAGATGTACTAACACTGCCGCACGATCAAATTGGTGCTCTAGCTGTTCAAGGTTTGCTAGAACCCATTGATGTCGAGCAATCAGTCATTGACAAATTTACAAAGTCTTCAATTACAGCATTGACTTTCAAGGGTCAATTATACGGCTTGCCAAAAGCGGTCGAGACGCCAATATTTGTTTATAACAAAAAATACATGGACAAAGCGCCGGAAACTTTCGAAGAGTTGTGGCAATTCTCTAAGGAATTCACGAAAAACGGGAAATATGGTTTCTTAGCACTTTGGGATAATTATTACTATTCTCATGCTATAACAGGTGGATTTGGTGGATATACGTTTAAAAACAATGACGGTACATTAGACAAGACTGATCTAGGTATTAACAACAAGGGTGCTATCAAAGGCACAAAATATATTGAAAAGTGGTATGAGTCAGGTTTATTCCCAAAAGGTATTATTGGAAAAAGCGGTGGTTCAACGATGAACGGGCTATTTACTAATGGAAAGGTAGCCTCAAAAATGGATGGACCTTGGGCATTCCAAGCGCTGGAAGATGCCGGGATTGAATACGGGGCTTCTCCGCTTCCAAAGCTGCCTAATGGTGAATATCCTGAAACGTTTATCGGTGTTAAGGGTTGGCATGTCAGTGCCTACTCAAAGCATAAGGAATGGTCAACAAAACTCGTAAAATGGATAACTAATAAGGAAAATGCAAAGATTCGTTATAAAAAAACAGGTGAAATTCCACCCATAAAATCACTCATCAACGACCCACTTATTCAAGACAATGAAGAAGCAAAAGCAGTTTTCGTACAAGCAAAACGAGGTATTCCAACACCAAATATTCCGGCAATGAGTCAAGTTTGGTCACCAATGGCATCCGCACTTCAATTGGTTGCGACGGGTAAACAGGAGCCTGAGTCAGCGCTTGATCAAGCAGTGAAACAAATCAAAACAAAAATTAAAGCAATGAAGTAA
- a CDS encoding alpha-glycosidase, whose protein sequence is MLKEAIDHRPKNNFAYAYDDETLHIRLQTKKNDIDHVSLIHGDPYNWKDEKWQTSKTAMERIASDHLFDYWFVEIKPSYRRMRYGFEIVDENETVVFTEKGFYKEAPSHTGFYFCFPFLNAIDVFQAPDWVKDTVWYQIFPERFANGDASINPEGTLEWGSKKPGQNNFFGGDFEGVIEHLDYLTELGISGIYFTPIFKAYSNHKYDTIDYMEIDPQFGDKKTFKRLVQKCHDRGIRVMLDAVFNHSGYYFSPFQDVLEKGQDSKYTDWFHLWEFPVQTEPKPNYDTFAFEPNMPKLNTENPEVKEYLLNVAKYWIEEFDIDGWRLDVANEVDHQFWRDFRKVVKSVKDDVYILGEIWHDSMPWLHGDQFDAVMNYPFTTAALEYLAKDERKAEAFADEISHVLNAYPENVNEVAFNLLGSHDTPRVLTECGGNKDKAKLLYLLQLSFAGTPCIYYGDEIGMSGGGDPGCRACMIWEEDNQDRELFEFFKRLISLRKTEKAFGNSGSLRFIETNDTTNHILFSKSYESETILIAVNNLNQTLNVAIPNEFNGRNIKNLWTGVALSSEVSSLEISPYGFAMVKIQ, encoded by the coding sequence ATGTTAAAAGAAGCGATTGATCACCGCCCAAAGAATAACTTTGCTTACGCTTATGATGATGAAACCTTGCACATCCGCCTCCAAACAAAAAAGAACGATATCGATCATGTATCGTTAATTCATGGAGACCCTTACAATTGGAAAGACGAAAAATGGCAAACGTCCAAAACAGCCATGGAGCGGATTGCCTCCGACCACTTGTTTGACTACTGGTTTGTTGAGATCAAACCTTCCTATCGCCGTATGCGTTACGGATTTGAGATTGTAGACGAAAATGAAACGGTTGTTTTTACTGAGAAAGGATTCTATAAGGAAGCGCCAAGTCACACTGGATTTTACTTCTGCTTTCCATTCTTAAATGCGATTGACGTTTTTCAGGCTCCTGATTGGGTAAAGGACACGGTTTGGTATCAAATATTCCCAGAACGGTTCGCCAACGGGGATGCCTCCATCAATCCAGAAGGAACTTTAGAATGGGGAAGCAAAAAGCCGGGACAAAACAATTTTTTCGGCGGAGACTTTGAAGGCGTGATTGAACATCTTGATTACCTAACCGAACTTGGCATTAGCGGCATTTATTTCACACCGATCTTCAAAGCCTATTCCAACCACAAATACGATACCATCGACTACATGGAAATCGATCCGCAATTCGGTGATAAGAAAACGTTCAAGCGTCTGGTTCAAAAATGCCATGACAGGGGGATCCGTGTCATGTTGGATGCGGTGTTTAACCATAGTGGTTATTATTTCTCTCCATTTCAAGATGTCCTTGAAAAAGGTCAAGATTCCAAGTATACCGACTGGTTCCACCTTTGGGAATTTCCGGTACAAACTGAGCCGAAACCCAACTATGACACGTTTGCGTTCGAACCTAACATGCCAAAGCTCAACACGGAGAACCCGGAGGTCAAGGAATATTTACTGAATGTCGCAAAATATTGGATCGAAGAATTTGACATTGACGGGTGGCGGCTTGATGTTGCTAACGAAGTAGATCATCAATTTTGGCGTGACTTTCGGAAGGTTGTTAAGTCCGTTAAAGATGATGTCTATATTCTCGGCGAAATTTGGCACGACTCCATGCCGTGGCTGCACGGTGATCAATTTGATGCGGTGATGAATTACCCATTTACGACAGCCGCCCTAGAATATTTGGCAAAAGACGAACGGAAAGCTGAAGCCTTCGCCGATGAAATCTCTCACGTGCTTAATGCTTATCCTGAAAACGTTAATGAAGTCGCTTTTAATTTGCTCGGAAGCCATGACACCCCTCGAGTATTAACAGAGTGCGGCGGAAATAAGGATAAGGCAAAATTACTCTATTTGTTACAACTTTCTTTTGCCGGCACTCCTTGTATTTATTACGGCGACGAAATAGGTATGAGCGGCGGAGGAGACCCGGGATGCAGGGCATGCATGATCTGGGAAGAAGATAATCAAGATCGTGAATTATTCGAGTTTTTTAAAAGACTGATTTCACTGCGAAAAACGGAAAAGGCTTTTGGTAACAGCGGTAGTCTACGTTTTATCGAAACAAATGACACCACAAACCACATCCTTTTCTCCAAAAGTTATGAAAGCGAAACGATTCTGATTGCTGTTAACAATTTGAATCAAACATTGAACGTTGCTATCCCGAACGAATTCAACGGGAGAAACATCAAGAACCTTTGGACTGGCGTTGCCTTGTCGTCAGAAGTCAGTTCCTTAGAAATAAGTCCTTATGGCTTTGCAATGGTGAAAATCCAATAA
- a CDS encoding mannitol-1-phosphate 5-dehydrogenase, whose product MKAIHFGAGNIGRGFIGALLAQSRYQVYFVDINDDVVNQLKTEQSYNVILAGEEQTTETIDHVTALNTNSERQQVVEQMAQADIVTTAVGPNVLPIISDVIAEGLDRRLSTHAAPLNLIACENMVGGGDALKAAVKEHLSVEPDTWDEPFGFPNAAVDRIVPMQSSAGIDVAVEPFYEWVVDQSGIVGEAPDVKGITYVDDLQPYIERKLFTVNTGHAITAYLGYAKGLSTIKEAIETPSIRESVECALSETGELLIQKHGFNRTEHEAYVQKIIERFRNPNISDEVTRVARTPIRKLGHDERLVSPARQLLDINQESSVTYLATGIAAALQYDYSEDPEAVQLQASIEEQGLEATLADITQLPQDHPLFALILEQTHRL is encoded by the coding sequence ATGAAAGCAATCCACTTTGGAGCTGGAAATATTGGTCGAGGCTTTATCGGCGCTTTACTGGCGCAATCCCGGTATCAAGTCTATTTTGTTGATATCAATGATGACGTGGTGAATCAGCTAAAGACTGAACAAAGCTACAACGTCATTTTAGCGGGTGAGGAACAGACAACAGAAACCATCGATCATGTCACGGCTTTGAATACGAACTCTGAAAGACAACAGGTTGTTGAACAAATGGCGCAGGCCGATATTGTCACAACGGCTGTGGGGCCAAATGTCTTACCCATCATTAGTGACGTGATTGCTGAAGGCCTGGATCGCCGGTTATCTACCCATGCTGCACCACTTAATTTGATTGCCTGTGAGAATATGGTCGGCGGCGGGGATGCTCTTAAGGCGGCTGTCAAGGAACACCTATCAGTTGAACCGGATACATGGGACGAGCCATTTGGTTTTCCCAATGCCGCGGTTGATCGCATTGTTCCCATGCAATCTAGTGCAGGCATTGATGTCGCGGTTGAACCCTTTTATGAATGGGTCGTTGATCAAAGTGGGATAGTGGGTGAAGCACCGGACGTGAAAGGTATCACTTACGTTGATGATTTACAGCCGTATATTGAACGTAAATTGTTCACGGTGAATACCGGGCACGCGATCACCGCCTATCTTGGCTATGCCAAAGGCTTATCAACGATTAAAGAAGCGATTGAAACACCTTCTATAAGAGAGAGCGTCGAGTGTGCTCTTAGTGAAACCGGTGAGCTCCTCATACAGAAGCATGGCTTTAATCGTACGGAACATGAAGCGTACGTGCAAAAAATTATTGAGCGGTTCCGTAACCCCAATATCTCTGATGAGGTCACGAGGGTTGCTCGTACGCCGATCCGAAAGTTAGGCCATGATGAGCGTTTGGTTAGCCCAGCTAGGCAGCTACTGGATATTAACCAAGAATCCTCTGTAACCTACTTAGCAACAGGCATTGCCGCGGCCTTACAATATGACTATAGTGAGGATCCAGAAGCGGTTCAATTGCAAGCAAGCATTGAAGAACAAGGGCTGGAAGCAACGCTAGCTGATATCACGCAATTACCTCAAGATCATCCGTTGTTCGCTTTGATCTTAGAGCAGACGCACCGATTATAA
- a CDS encoding PTS sugar transporter subunit IIA, with protein MNNILSESNIHIDQSFASKDEAIQFAGQVLVDNGYVETSYVDEMYQREASVSTFMGNGVAIPHGTDEAKDFVKESGLSIVTVPKGVDWGGQTAHLIIGIAGKGNEHLEILQKIALVVADQDQVNKIVNAASKEDVLSLFDLGED; from the coding sequence ATGAATAATATTCTGTCAGAAAGTAACATCCATATAGATCAAAGTTTTGCAAGTAAAGATGAGGCCATTCAGTTTGCCGGACAAGTGCTTGTCGATAACGGTTATGTCGAAACGTCTTATGTTGACGAGATGTATCAACGTGAAGCCTCCGTCTCAACTTTTATGGGGAATGGGGTCGCCATCCCACATGGAACGGATGAAGCTAAAGATTTTGTTAAGGAATCAGGTTTGTCGATTGTAACGGTTCCTAAGGGTGTCGATTGGGGTGGACAGACAGCGCATCTTATTATCGGCATTGCGGGCAAAGGGAATGAACACCTTGAAATTCTACAAAAAATTGCCTTAGTTGTGGCTGATCAGGATCAGGTTAACAAAATCGTCAATGCCGCATCTAAAGAGGACGTTCTTTCTTTGTTCGATTTGGGTGAGGACTAA